In the Paludisphaera rhizosphaerae genome, one interval contains:
- the ggt gene encoding gamma-glutamyltransferase: MTSRSGAARAALCLILATVLPTCALGQGGTFSKYVVSAQESNAADVGRDVLRAGGNAIDAAVATAFAMAVTLPEAGNIGGGGFIVAYLPKSKQIVTLDFRETAPGAGKPRMYLDAEGKLLPRHRAGAWAAGVPGTVRGLGEAHAKWGRLPWRDLVAPSVKLAREGFEISDELARALNGQLRPHNPDAPASVPGRPAFQNRMVDFPESIAAFGKPDGQPWHGGDRLIQGDLAATLERIAAEGPDEFYSGRTADLIAAYMTERGGWISKKDLADYRAKERPPVHTTFRGYDVYGMGPAASGGIVLCQMLNILERYDLRADGPQSPRTLHRVTEAMRRAYFTRATKIADPDYVDVSVAELTSKAVADELARTIDDSHATPSAHLAPFPIIATEPNHTTHFSVVDGEGGAVAMTYTLEESYGAKAVVKGAGFILNNEMGDFNLRPGRTDDAGAIGTYPNQIAPGKRMLSSQCPTIVLKEGKVHLVTGSPGGRTIPNTTLWVVLGVLEFGLDAQAAVDQHRTHHQWFPDVLTLEGRNWPEATLKALTDLGHKWRLADRQGDANSIVVDVPGGKLHGAPDTRRATVKASGD, translated from the coding sequence GTGACGAGTCGAAGTGGAGCCGCGCGCGCGGCGTTGTGCCTGATCCTGGCGACGGTCCTGCCGACCTGCGCCCTGGGACAGGGCGGGACGTTCAGCAAATACGTCGTGTCGGCGCAGGAGTCGAATGCGGCGGACGTCGGCCGGGACGTCCTGCGGGCGGGCGGCAACGCGATCGACGCGGCCGTGGCCACGGCGTTCGCGATGGCTGTGACCCTTCCCGAAGCCGGAAACATCGGCGGCGGCGGCTTCATCGTCGCCTACCTCCCTAAGTCCAAGCAGATTGTCACGCTCGACTTCCGCGAGACAGCGCCGGGCGCGGGCAAGCCTCGGATGTATCTCGACGCCGAGGGCAAACTCCTTCCTCGACACCGCGCTGGAGCCTGGGCGGCTGGGGTCCCTGGTACGGTTCGTGGACTGGGCGAAGCGCACGCGAAATGGGGCCGGCTCCCCTGGCGCGACCTCGTCGCGCCGTCCGTGAAGCTGGCTCGTGAGGGATTCGAGATTTCCGACGAACTGGCTCGTGCGCTCAACGGGCAGCTCCGCCCCCACAACCCGGATGCACCGGCCAGCGTTCCCGGTCGGCCGGCTTTTCAGAATCGCATGGTCGACTTCCCTGAATCGATCGCCGCTTTCGGCAAGCCCGACGGCCAACCCTGGCATGGCGGCGACCGACTCATCCAGGGCGACCTCGCCGCGACGCTCGAACGGATCGCCGCCGAGGGACCGGACGAGTTCTACAGTGGACGGACGGCCGACCTGATCGCTGCGTACATGACCGAGCGCGGCGGTTGGATCTCGAAGAAGGATCTGGCCGACTACCGAGCCAAGGAGCGGCCGCCGGTCCATACGACGTTCCGCGGCTATGACGTTTACGGCATGGGTCCTGCGGCGTCCGGTGGGATCGTCCTCTGCCAAATGCTCAACATCCTCGAGCGCTACGACCTCCGCGCTGACGGCCCGCAATCGCCCCGAACGCTCCACCGCGTGACCGAGGCGATGCGACGCGCCTACTTCACCCGGGCGACGAAGATCGCCGACCCCGACTACGTTGACGTCTCCGTCGCAGAGCTAACTTCCAAGGCCGTCGCCGACGAGTTGGCGCGGACAATCGACGACTCGCACGCCACCCCCAGCGCGCATCTCGCGCCCTTTCCGATCATCGCCACCGAGCCCAACCACACCACGCATTTCTCTGTGGTCGACGGAGAGGGCGGAGCCGTCGCGATGACGTACACCCTGGAGGAGAGCTACGGCGCAAAGGCCGTTGTGAAGGGGGCGGGGTTCATCCTGAACAACGAGATGGGCGACTTCAACCTCCGCCCTGGTCGTACCGACGACGCTGGAGCGATCGGGACTTATCCCAACCAGATCGCCCCCGGCAAACGGATGCTAAGCTCCCAGTGCCCGACGATCGTTCTGAAAGAGGGCAAGGTTCACCTGGTCACCGGCTCTCCCGGCGGGCGGACCATTCCCAACACCACGCTCTGGGTGGTGCTGGGCGTCCTGGAATTCGGTCTCGACGCTCAGGCTGCGGTCGACCAGCATCGAACCCATCACCAGTGGTTTCCCGACGTGCTGACGCTCGAGGGCCGCAACTGGCCGGAGGCGACACTCAAAGCCCTGACGGATCTGGGCCACAAGTGGAGACTCGCCGACCGCCAGGGGGACGCCAACTCCATCGTCGTCGACGTCCCCGGTGGCAAGCTCCACGGCGCTCCGGATACTCGCCGGGCTACCGTCAAAGCGTCGGGCGACTGA
- a CDS encoding DUF3500 domain-containing protein has product MKRPLTALATILLVSSMFPAQTRAASAGDLMAETARRFLGSLDDAQRAKATFAFDDAERLNWHWIPRARKGLPLKELTSYQRALAFALLNTGLSDKGYVTAATTMSYEELIRIEEKGTGPVRDPELYYISVFGTPGGDSWGWRWEGHHLSLNYTLKGNKIVSATPFMFGANPATVADGPNKGLRNLADIQDPIYALLASLDSDQKKAAILSDVAPKIPASPAAAKPLASGSDGIDVQKLNGDQKKLLISALEAYVHLFPDEVSADLVEKLKAGHGEGHFAWFGPTDPSKPHAFRLQGPTVFIDFNDEQNNANHIHTFYRNADGDFGATASK; this is encoded by the coding sequence ATGAAGCGGCCCCTGACCGCCCTCGCAACGATCCTGCTCGTCTCTTCCATGTTCCCGGCTCAGACCCGAGCCGCTTCGGCCGGCGACCTGATGGCCGAAACGGCCCGCCGATTCCTGGGCTCGCTCGACGACGCCCAGCGAGCCAAGGCGACCTTCGCCTTCGACGACGCCGAGCGGCTCAACTGGCACTGGATTCCTAGGGCTCGCAAGGGCCTGCCGCTGAAGGAGTTGACCTCCTACCAGCGCGCTCTCGCGTTCGCCTTGTTGAACACCGGCCTTTCCGACAAGGGCTACGTTACGGCGGCGACCACGATGAGCTACGAGGAGCTCATCCGGATCGAGGAGAAGGGGACGGGGCCCGTCCGCGACCCGGAGCTGTACTACATCAGCGTCTTCGGGACCCCCGGCGGCGATTCCTGGGGATGGCGCTGGGAAGGACACCACCTCTCGCTGAACTACACGCTCAAGGGGAACAAAATCGTCTCGGCAACCCCCTTCATGTTCGGCGCGAATCCAGCGACGGTGGCGGACGGACCGAACAAGGGGCTGCGGAACCTGGCCGATATCCAGGACCCGATCTACGCGCTCCTGGCGTCGCTTGATTCGGATCAGAAAAAGGCCGCCATCCTCTCCGACGTCGCCCCCAAAATTCCGGCGTCGCCCGCCGCGGCCAAACCGCTCGCCTCGGGTTCCGACGGCATTGACGTCCAGAAGCTGAACGGCGACCAGAAGAAGCTGCTGATCTCCGCCCTGGAAGCCTACGTCCACCTCTTTCCGGACGAGGTCTCGGCCGACCTGGTGGAGAAGCTGAAGGCGGGCCACGGCGAGGGTCATTTCGCATGGTTCGGCCCGACGGATCCGTCCAAGCCCCACGCCTTCCGGCTCCAGGGACCGACCGTCTTCATCGACTTCAACGACGAGCAGAACAACGCCAACCACATCCACACGTTCTACCGAAACGCCGACGGCGACTTCGGCGCGACCGCGTCGAAGTGA
- a CDS encoding vWA domain-containing protein produces MRSAIPSCVLALLAACSFAAGQEGSSKPPADAGKKLAPVAPPSDRRKVKVDENPRVMTPEEIEARKKSPFLRPPGAQDDEHYEPEDLRDLPPWSHASFFGISARGRFIVYVLDQSGSMIDDDRMVRATSELRRSVNALHSPQKFEVIFYNDLATTMPGGPTPREADQRTKEQLRNWLHLIDPDGGTSPKRAVLQALGMRPDAVFLLSDGDFPEGTVESIAAANGRKVPIHCVDLAGGLAGDALQRIARESGGRYASRPGSLHDVGSGR; encoded by the coding sequence ATGCGGTCCGCGATTCCATCCTGCGTTCTCGCGCTTCTGGCTGCGTGTTCATTCGCGGCAGGCCAGGAAGGATCGTCGAAGCCCCCAGCCGATGCCGGGAAGAAGCTCGCGCCCGTCGCGCCCCCCTCCGATCGCCGGAAGGTCAAGGTCGACGAGAATCCCCGGGTCATGACGCCCGAGGAGATCGAGGCCCGCAAGAAAAGCCCATTCCTCCGGCCGCCTGGTGCTCAGGATGACGAGCACTACGAACCCGAGGATCTTCGCGACCTGCCGCCGTGGAGTCACGCGAGTTTCTTCGGGATTTCAGCACGCGGACGGTTCATCGTCTATGTGCTGGACCAATCAGGCAGCATGATCGACGACGACCGGATGGTTCGAGCCACCAGCGAGCTACGGCGGAGCGTGAACGCGCTGCACAGCCCCCAGAAGTTCGAGGTCATCTTCTACAACGACCTCGCAACCACGATGCCCGGCGGGCCGACGCCCCGCGAGGCCGATCAGCGCACGAAGGAGCAGCTTCGGAACTGGCTCCATCTGATTGACCCTGACGGCGGCACCAGTCCGAAACGGGCCGTGCTCCAGGCACTGGGGATGCGGCCTGACGCCGTCTTCTTGCTCTCGGACGGCGATTTCCCGGAAGGAACCGTCGAGTCGATCGCCGCCGCCAACGGCCGCAAGGTGCCCATCCACTGCGTGGACCTGGCCGGCGGCCTGGCTGGCGACGCCCTCCAGAGGATCGCCCGTGAGAGTGGCGGACGATACGCCTCGCGCCCCGGGAGCCTGCACGACGTCGGCTCGGGGCGCTGA
- a CDS encoding glycosyl hydrolase, which produces MPGDQYASYAKAVAYGLRRAETPAPIVGGVTARFAPTFLDDCASGDLIRRIDAFSFHDYGPAMAFEDLIAQYREWLRTSGVADLPLWVTECGWPWNRGPERPPVDQDRASAAQIAMKAVEARACGVERFFTFVYPFYEENAKNFSVMDRRATPLRSMTAYAQTMRALKGLRYVGDLHCDDSRIARARVFGDELRAVVVLHSATPEAEFRKRGPIQLGAIPRRVEGADGREHAVRDGRFEMADGLAFVWFDAAALKGLVDSNTRAGGLHPGPRSSRVAQAEPIVLRLRFDPAHVTPSSSGYHVKSPSRTLPVVVDAMNLGDSAESLDLTLTVGSKPIDGVRKASVGPRSQAESRWEVPLAGRFADFEPLQLQVAARGSGSVRDRLAFTLLGEPSFEEAVAHLKTRERLPIDDLTRWSPNVGAGGEMRMEVAEGSGWRLVTRHRPNTDRWVYPFFRLPPSVDLSDAKGLLVRARCKSNAQVRVFLWEGESGVGYINGSSLIPADDRWHAARVDFRALERSHANAIDPNGKLDLKDVRKISIGVNDQVDANELEIGDVFVVR; this is translated from the coding sequence ATGCCCGGCGATCAGTACGCCTCCTACGCCAAGGCCGTCGCCTACGGTCTGCGTCGTGCTGAAACGCCGGCGCCGATCGTCGGCGGCGTGACCGCCCGTTTCGCGCCGACGTTCCTCGACGACTGCGCATCGGGCGATCTGATTCGACGAATCGACGCGTTCAGCTTCCACGACTACGGACCCGCGATGGCGTTCGAGGATCTCATCGCCCAGTATCGCGAATGGCTTCGGACTTCAGGGGTGGCCGACCTCCCGCTCTGGGTGACGGAATGCGGCTGGCCCTGGAATCGTGGTCCGGAGCGGCCTCCCGTCGACCAGGATCGCGCCAGCGCGGCGCAGATCGCGATGAAGGCCGTTGAGGCCCGTGCTTGCGGCGTCGAGCGATTCTTCACGTTCGTCTATCCCTTCTATGAGGAGAACGCCAAGAACTTCAGCGTAATGGACCGCCGCGCGACGCCGCTGCGCTCCATGACGGCCTATGCCCAGACGATGAGGGCGCTCAAGGGGCTCCGCTACGTAGGGGATCTCCATTGCGACGACTCGCGAATCGCCCGCGCTCGGGTCTTCGGCGACGAGCTTCGCGCGGTCGTAGTTCTTCACTCAGCGACGCCTGAGGCCGAATTCCGCAAGCGTGGACCGATCCAGCTCGGGGCGATTCCTCGTCGTGTCGAGGGAGCGGACGGCCGTGAGCATGCGGTTCGAGACGGACGATTCGAGATGGCCGATGGGTTAGCCTTCGTCTGGTTCGACGCTGCTGCGCTAAAAGGGCTCGTGGATAGCAACACTCGCGCAGGAGGTCTGCATCCCGGCCCTCGATCGTCTAGAGTCGCTCAAGCCGAGCCGATCGTGCTCCGGCTTCGGTTCGATCCGGCGCACGTCACGCCGAGCTCAAGCGGTTACCACGTCAAGTCGCCCTCGCGGACGCTGCCGGTGGTCGTTGATGCGATGAACCTTGGGGACTCTGCAGAGTCTCTCGACCTCACGTTGACCGTCGGGTCGAAACCGATCGACGGCGTCCGAAAGGCCTCGGTCGGTCCGCGGTCGCAGGCGGAGTCGCGCTGGGAAGTGCCGCTCGCTGGCCGCTTCGCGGATTTTGAGCCCCTGCAGCTCCAGGTCGCGGCCAGGGGGAGCGGCAGTGTGCGCGATCGTTTGGCGTTCACCCTCCTGGGCGAGCCGAGCTTTGAGGAGGCTGTCGCGCATCTCAAGACGAGAGAACGTCTGCCGATCGACGATCTGACGCGATGGTCTCCCAACGTCGGCGCAGGCGGCGAGATGAGGATGGAAGTCGCGGAGGGGTCAGGTTGGCGGCTGGTCACCCGTCATCGACCGAACACCGACCGCTGGGTTTATCCCTTCTTCCGTCTTCCCCCGTCGGTCGACCTCTCCGATGCGAAGGGCCTGCTCGTCCGCGCCCGCTGCAAATCGAACGCCCAGGTTCGCGTCTTCCTCTGGGAGGGAGAATCCGGCGTGGGTTATATCAACGGCTCGAGCCTGATCCCGGCGGACGATCGCTGGCACGCAGCTCGCGTCGACTTTCGAGCACTCGAACGCAGCCACGCCAACGCGATCGACCCAAACGGGAAGCTTGATCTGAAGGACGTGCGCAAGATCAGCATCGGCGTGAACGATCAGGTCGACGCGAATGAGTTGGAAATCGGCGACGTCTTCGTCGTTCGGTGA
- a CDS encoding response regulator, translating into MDSIAPTGVARILIVEDNRDTADTTAMLLRMHGYEVAVAYDGRSAIQTATGFDPDVVLLDLSLPDIDGYAVARSLRDAGLERASLIAVTGYAPDDADWSELDFSDHLVKPVGKDALVSLLGRVHAARS; encoded by the coding sequence ATGGACAGCATTGCTCCCACCGGCGTCGCCCGAATCCTCATCGTCGAGGACAATCGCGACACCGCCGACACCACGGCCATGCTGCTTCGGATGCACGGGTACGAAGTAGCCGTGGCCTACGACGGTCGTTCGGCGATCCAAACGGCCACGGGTTTCGACCCGGACGTGGTCTTGCTGGACCTCTCGCTCCCGGATATCGACGGTTACGCCGTTGCGCGAAGCCTCCGCGATGCGGGCCTGGAACGGGCCTCGCTGATCGCCGTCACGGGGTACGCGCCCGATGATGCGGACTGGTCCGAGCTGGATTTCTCCGACCATCTGGTCAAACCGGTCGGCAAGGACGCACTCGTCTCGTTGCTCGGACGGGTTCACGCCGCTCGGTCCTGA
- a CDS encoding iron-containing alcohol dehydrogenase, with protein sequence MNFEFATAGRIVFGWEAFEQLPRMIKELGSKALLVLGREGRYGEVLSARLADLDIASLAFRVEGEPRFQTVEAATAMARAEDCNVVVAIGGGSVIDAGKAAAAMATQYGSLLDHLEVVGAGRPLTASPLPFIAIPTTAGTGSEVTRNAVLDVPEHRVKVSLRSPDMLPRVALVDPALTLTVPPEVTAYTGMDALTQLIEPFVSLAANPMTDGLCREGITRAARSLEAAFRDGSNREAREDMAVASLLGGLALANAKLGAVHGFAGVLGGMFGLHHGAICARLLPFVMEANIAELQIRGDGDQTMRRYREVATMLTGDPNAEVHDGVAWVRDLCARLAIAPLRLNASQADQDAVIAGAQRASSMKGNPVPLSEDRLRAILAAAD encoded by the coding sequence ATGAACTTCGAGTTCGCCACCGCGGGCCGCATTGTCTTCGGCTGGGAAGCCTTCGAGCAACTCCCGAGGATGATCAAGGAACTCGGCTCGAAGGCCTTGCTCGTTCTCGGACGAGAGGGGAGATACGGCGAGGTTCTCAGCGCGCGGCTCGCCGATCTCGACATCGCCAGCCTCGCGTTCCGCGTCGAAGGCGAACCCCGCTTCCAGACGGTGGAGGCGGCGACCGCCATGGCCCGCGCCGAGGACTGCAACGTGGTGGTCGCCATCGGCGGCGGAAGCGTGATCGATGCGGGCAAGGCCGCCGCGGCAATGGCGACTCAGTACGGCAGCCTGCTCGATCATCTTGAGGTCGTGGGAGCAGGTCGACCTCTGACCGCGTCCCCGCTCCCTTTCATCGCCATCCCTACCACCGCGGGAACCGGCTCAGAGGTCACGCGCAACGCGGTCCTCGACGTTCCCGAGCATCGCGTGAAGGTCAGCCTGCGAAGCCCGGACATGCTCCCGCGCGTGGCTCTTGTCGACCCGGCGCTGACTCTCACCGTCCCGCCCGAGGTCACCGCTTACACGGGTATGGACGCTCTGACGCAACTCATCGAGCCCTTCGTGAGCCTGGCTGCCAACCCGATGACCGATGGTCTTTGTCGCGAGGGCATCACCCGCGCGGCCCGTTCACTGGAAGCCGCCTTTCGAGACGGCTCGAACCGGGAAGCGCGGGAGGACATGGCGGTCGCCTCGTTGCTGGGAGGTCTCGCCTTGGCAAACGCAAAGCTCGGCGCCGTTCACGGTTTTGCCGGGGTTCTGGGTGGAATGTTCGGGCTCCATCACGGGGCCATCTGCGCTCGGCTGCTTCCGTTCGTGATGGAGGCGAACATCGCCGAATTGCAGATCCGGGGCGATGGCGACCAGACCATGCGACGTTATCGCGAAGTCGCGACGATGCTGACCGGCGATCCGAACGCCGAGGTTCACGACGGAGTCGCCTGGGTTCGCGACCTCTGCGCGAGACTCGCGATCGCCCCGCTGCGTTTGAACGCTTCACAGGCCGATCAGGACGCCGTCATCGCGGGCGCTCAGCGTGCCAGCAGCATGAAGGGGAATCCTGTACCGCTTTCCGAGGATCGACTTAGAGCGATCCTGGCGGCGGCCGACTGA
- a CDS encoding cob(I)yrinic acid a,c-diamide adenosyltransferase produces MKIYTKTGDEGTTGILGSKRLRKDDARIEAYGTVDELNAAIGVARAHALEATEDELAARIQDDLFTLGAALADPNPEGPFHNQINDEHIAALEKAIDDRVAELAPMRSFILPGGAPAAAQLHLTRTVCRRAERLVVHLANLADEHVPSPVLIYLNRLSDLLFVMARTVNHHAGVPDVPWISKK; encoded by the coding sequence GTGAAGATCTACACGAAGACGGGCGATGAAGGGACCACCGGCATCCTGGGAAGCAAGCGGCTCCGCAAGGACGACGCCAGGATCGAGGCCTACGGAACGGTCGACGAACTGAATGCGGCCATCGGCGTGGCGCGAGCCCACGCGCTGGAGGCGACGGAGGACGAACTCGCCGCCCGGATCCAGGACGACCTGTTCACACTGGGCGCAGCACTGGCTGACCCGAATCCGGAAGGCCCGTTCCACAATCAGATCAACGACGAGCACATCGCCGCCCTGGAGAAGGCCATCGACGACCGCGTGGCTGAACTCGCTCCCATGCGGAGCTTCATCCTCCCCGGCGGCGCACCGGCCGCAGCCCAACTCCATCTGACGCGGACCGTCTGCCGACGGGCCGAGCGCCTGGTGGTTCATCTCGCGAACCTGGCCGACGAACACGTCCCCTCGCCGGTCCTGATCTATCTCAACCGCCTGAGCGATCTCCTTTTCGTCATGGCGAGGACCGTCAACCACCACGCCGGCGTTCCCGACGTTCCGTGGATTTCGAAGAAGTGA
- a CDS encoding LuxR C-terminal-related transcriptional regulator — translation MHRSYKPAVEGIEARRLLSGATLAATLSVPTTDHQTLLDSASSPSIYPDSPVSSGNAWDAALLDARLDDFFSSLGTATEEPQVVSTLDQEAMASGLNQLDRYLTSSWKRAGVSPQSYEDSSQAVYITLLQQLGRSRFDAMLSDVGRWGIKEVFSKETDEGQDFFRAVDMVKKRVQRERTYQPLDDAAFAAADLETQSRLDALREVMDRTLTPREASLIQESLKGLTPSEIALQWGVAPKTVSNEKTRVLNKLRDVLQGQLAD, via the coding sequence GTGCATCGGTCGTACAAGCCGGCCGTCGAGGGGATCGAGGCGCGCCGCCTGCTATCTGGCGCCACCCTCGCCGCGACGTTGTCGGTCCCGACGACAGATCACCAGACTCTCCTCGACTCCGCATCATCGCCTTCCATTTACCCAGACTCTCCGGTCTCCTCCGGTAACGCCTGGGACGCAGCCCTCCTCGACGCCCGGCTCGATGATTTTTTCTCCAGCCTCGGCACCGCGACCGAGGAACCCCAGGTCGTCTCGACGCTCGACCAGGAGGCGATGGCCTCGGGTCTTAACCAGCTCGACCGATATCTGACCTCGTCATGGAAGCGTGCAGGGGTATCCCCCCAGTCGTACGAGGACTCCTCGCAGGCGGTGTACATCACCCTCCTCCAGCAGCTTGGTCGGAGCCGGTTCGACGCCATGTTGAGCGACGTCGGCCGTTGGGGGATCAAGGAGGTCTTCAGCAAGGAGACCGACGAGGGCCAGGACTTCTTCCGCGCCGTGGACATGGTCAAGAAGCGAGTTCAGCGGGAGCGGACGTATCAGCCGCTCGACGACGCCGCTTTCGCCGCGGCCGATCTGGAAACCCAGTCCCGACTCGACGCTCTTCGCGAGGTCATGGACCGGACGCTCACTCCCCGCGAGGCCAGCCTCATCCAGGAATCCCTGAAAGGGCTGACCCCCTCCGAGATCGCCCTCCAGTGGGGCGTCGCCCCCAAGACGGTCAGCAACGAGAAGACTCGCGTGCTCAACAAGCTTCGCGACGTCCTTCAGGGCCAGTTGGCGGACTGA
- a CDS encoding putative quinol monooxygenase — MFVVIANIQVKPECVEAFRAACVENSRGSLQEPGCLRFDVLQQNDDPTKFSLYEIYRTPEGFAAHKETTHYAAWAEKAAAMQSGQRSSAKFELIHPIDDAS; from the coding sequence ATGTTCGTGGTGATCGCCAACATCCAGGTCAAGCCGGAATGCGTCGAGGCCTTCCGCGCCGCTTGCGTCGAGAATTCGCGCGGCAGCCTTCAGGAGCCGGGCTGCCTTCGCTTCGACGTCCTGCAGCAGAATGACGACCCGACGAAGTTCTCGCTCTATGAGATCTACCGCACGCCGGAAGGCTTCGCGGCTCACAAGGAGACGACTCACTACGCCGCCTGGGCGGAGAAGGCTGCCGCGATGCAGTCCGGCCAGCGATCATCGGCGAAATTCGAGCTGATCCACCCGATCGACGACGCATCATGA
- a CDS encoding TolB family protein — translation MSPTLTSALLLTAALTAQTGGSSGRPLSAEEVAKLESKHLTNVRQVTFGFFRAGEGYFSPDGKQIVFQAVPNLPEAVFLEPKSNQYEYQIYVADLAANARPRMVSTGEGACTCAFFSPDGRSIIFGSTHLNPSPSGPRTAYSRTGSRYRWSFPEGMDVFRADLDGKGLTRLTDAQGYDAEGSFSPDGKQIVFTSFRDGDAEIYVMDVDGKNPRRITNSKGYDGGPFFSPDGKRIVYRSDRKENDMLQLYVNNAEGTDERALTNEDSVNWGPFWYKDSRHIIYSTSRHGHSNYEVYLMNVDTKAEERLTYHDGFDGLPVFSPDGSKMMWTSNARGTDRNSQLFIADFTLAPAPEPKAAANP, via the coding sequence ATGTCGCCCACCCTGACGTCCGCCCTTTTGCTGACCGCCGCCTTGACCGCTCAAACCGGCGGATCAAGCGGGCGACCGCTTTCCGCCGAGGAAGTCGCCAAGCTGGAATCGAAGCACCTGACCAACGTTCGGCAGGTGACTTTCGGTTTCTTCCGAGCCGGCGAGGGTTACTTCAGCCCAGACGGGAAGCAGATCGTCTTCCAGGCCGTTCCGAACCTCCCTGAGGCCGTCTTCCTGGAGCCCAAATCGAACCAGTACGAGTACCAGATCTACGTGGCCGACCTCGCCGCGAACGCCCGCCCGAGGATGGTCAGCACGGGAGAGGGCGCCTGCACCTGCGCCTTCTTCTCTCCCGACGGCCGGTCGATCATCTTCGGGTCGACCCACCTGAACCCGTCGCCCTCGGGGCCCCGGACCGCTTACAGCCGAACCGGAAGCCGATACCGCTGGAGCTTTCCCGAAGGGATGGACGTCTTTCGCGCCGATCTCGACGGCAAGGGGCTGACGCGCCTCACCGATGCCCAGGGCTATGATGCGGAGGGAAGCTTCTCGCCTGACGGCAAACAGATCGTCTTCACGTCGTTCCGCGACGGCGACGCCGAGATCTACGTGATGGACGTTGACGGCAAGAATCCTCGGCGAATCACGAACTCCAAGGGCTATGACGGAGGCCCGTTCTTCTCGCCCGACGGCAAGCGGATCGTCTACCGCAGCGACCGCAAGGAGAACGACATGCTCCAGCTCTACGTCAATAACGCGGAGGGGACCGACGAACGAGCCCTGACGAATGAGGACTCGGTCAACTGGGGGCCGTTCTGGTACAAGGACTCCAGGCACATCATCTACTCGACCAGCCGCCACGGCCACTCGAACTACGAGGTCTACCTGATGAACGTCGATACGAAGGCCGAAGAACGGCTGACGTATCACGACGGCTTCGACGGCCTCCCGGTCTTCAGTCCAGACGGCTCGAAGATGATGTGGACGTC